The Hypanus sabinus isolate sHypSab1 chromosome 31, sHypSab1.hap1, whole genome shotgun sequence genome window below encodes:
- the LOC132383832 gene encoding histone H4: MSGRGKGGKGLGKGGAKRHRKVLRDNIQGITKPAIRRLARRGGVKRISGLIYEETRGVLKVFLENVIRDAVTYTEHAKRKTVTAMDVVYALKRQGRTLYGFGG; the protein is encoded by the coding sequence ATGtctggcagagggaaaggaggcaAAGGACTGGGGAAAGGCGGAGCCAAGCGGCACCGTAAAGTGCTCCGTGATAACATCCAGGGCATCACCAAACCGGCTATCCGCCGTCTGGCTCGCCGTGGCGGCGTCAAGCGGATCTCGGGTCTGATCTACGAGGAGACGCGCGGggtgctgaaggttttcctggAGAATGTGATCCGGGATGCGGTCACCTACACTGAACACGCCAAGCGCAAGACGGTCACTGCCATGGATGTGGTGTACGCTCTGAAACGCCAGGGCCGCACTCTCTATGGCTTCGGCGGCTGA